DNA sequence from the Prolixibacter sp. SD074 genome:
CGACGTAGCCATCATCGAGCGCGGCAGCCTTACGCTGAAAAATATCAACAACGACCCGCTGGTAGCCAAAATAAAGCAGGTCGATTTGAGCATCGGCGAACTACAGAAAAATGGTTACGACCATTTCATGCTGAAAGAAATTTTCGAACAGCCCAACACCATTGAGCAATCGTTCAAAGGCCGCATTAAAACCGACAACAGCGACATTGTTTTAGGCGGGCTCCATAACGTAATGCCCAAACTGAAGGATGCCCGTCGCCTCATCATCATCGGGTGCGGAACATCCTGGCATGCAGGACTGGTGGGCGAATACCTGTTCGAGGAATATTGCCGCATTCCGGTAGAAGTGGAATATGCTTCGGAATTCCGCTACCGCAATCCCATCATCGACGAAGACGATGTGGTGATTGCCATCAGTCAAAGTGGTGAAACAGCCGACACCCTGGCTGCTGTTAAATTAGCCAAAGAACGCGGAGCAACCGTTTTGGGTATTTGTAACGTGGTGGGTTCGTCGATTCCGCGTGAAACGGACGGCGGCGTATACATTCACGCTGGTGTGGAAATCGGTGTGGCCTCCACCAAAGCGTTTACAGCCCAGGTAACCATCCTGACCATGATGGCCGCTCTTCTTGGTAAAGAAAAAGGCCGGCTGAGTGTGGAAGACTACCGCGTCATTATCCAGGAACTTTCGGAAGTTCCCGAGAAGATCAAAACCATCTTGCAAAGCACTGACCACATCCGGAAAGTAGCTGACAAATACAAAGACGCTGTGAACGCTTTGTATCTGGGACGCGGAGCTTTATTCCCCGTAGCCCTGGAAGGTGCGTTGAAGTTGAAAGAGGTTTCTTACCTGCATGCCGAAGGTTACGCGGCCGCGGAAATGAAACACGGCCCCATCGCGTTAGTCGACGACAACCTGCCCGTTGTAGTGGTAGCTGCCAAAGACCGCTACTATGAAAAGATCGTTTCCAACATCCAGGAAGTAAAAGCCCGCAGAGGAAATATCATTGCAGTGGTATCGGAAGGCGATACACAGCTTGACAAAATGTGTGACGACATCTTCGAGATTCCCCGTTCGCACCCGGCCGTCACTCCGCTGCTCGCCATCATCCCATTGCAGTTATTTGCTTATTACGTAGCGATATTGCGCGGAACAGATGTAGACCAGCCACGAAATTTAGCCAAATCGGTAACGGTAGAATAACGAACAAGCAGATCAAAAAAGCAGCAACTCCCATACAGAAAAACGGAGCCGGTAAACTTTCCCGGCAGGTAATCAAAATACGACCGTTAGTTACGCGCCCACTCGTTCCGCGAGGTATACATACGGATACTCTGCTGCCACAACTCGTGCGGGTCGCGGGTTGTTTGCATCAGTTGGTATGCCTGTTCGGTCAACTCGTCGATGGCGGGGCCGAAACGATAGAAAAGCTCCATAAACCACGTTTCATCAATGTCGGTTTGCTTTGCCTCATAAAACTTCCGCTGTGCGAGCTCAAACACCTGGCTGATGTGCCGATTGTCTTCTTCGGGAAACCAAATATCGGGAAAGGTCCGATGGGCGATTTCCGGGAAAAGCTCCAACAATCTCCCGTTCATCTCCCCGGCAGGATAATCGGGAAGTGTTAAATCGGGCTTTACCGGGGGAGTTGACGTGGATTCTGGTTTCCCGGCAGGTAAAATATCTTTCCGCGAAAGCGAAAGAAGCCGGCCAAATGCTTCGTGAACGGCCTGTTCGTCATTCACTGCATTTTTCGCGTAAGCGAGCACCCGTACCTGTTCATTTTCCTGCGAAAGAATATAATCAGCCAGTTCGCCGGAAATACGCACCGGATTTTTCCAGTCGCGGTTGGGCAGGCTTGCGTTGAACACCAAAACCCCCGGATCGGGAATCAGTTGAATGACCTTCCCCGCCTCTATCTGTCTGGTATCATGGGTCAGCAGGTCTTCCAGAAGCAAACCGCTGCCGCCGGCATGGACCGGTTTGACAAAGTTTCCAACCGAAGCCCCCTTTTGGGAAGCCGCTTTCAGCCACTCCACCACCAAACGCGAATGGTTGTACCGGTATTCCCGGCAAAGAATTCCGTGCGGGAAACCCTCTTTTTCGAAGAACGAAAATTCGGGATACTCACGCAGCTTTAAAGTACCGGCTTTCTCCGAATGATTTCGTACCGCCAGCTGGTTATAGGCCTGGGTGATGAGCCGGTTTGCGATAGCATTTCCCCGCAGCCAGGCCATGCGTTGCTGTACGCATAAATGCGGCGCCGACTGTTGCATTTGCCCCAATTGCCCCAGTTGGGCCCCGACGGAAGGGAGCTGCTTCATGTTTTCGGGGAAAATCCGGGTAAACCGGAAGTCATCGTGCCGCGCAAAATCATCAGCACAAAACACCGCGACCCTTTTCCCGGCGGAAGCCAGACGATATGCCGCCAGTACTCCGGGCAGGTTCACGCCCAGGAAAACAACATCGAAGCCAGGTGTGTTAAAATCGTTAAAAATGGGTGTCAATCCGTCTTCCTTCATCTATTTTTCCTTCCTTACCGTGAATATTGGACCAAGTTACCGGTTTTACCGAAAAAAAGAATGCCCGGTAAAACCTCTTTAGGCCAGTTTTCGTAAGTTTGTAGCGTTTGTAAATCCATAATATCAACAGTTTGGACAAGAAATTTCTTTATCTGATTATCCTTGTATTTGGCTCAATAACATTTTATACCTCCTGCGCCAATATGGGCATGCCTTCAGG
Encoded proteins:
- the glmS gene encoding glutamine--fructose-6-phosphate transaminase (isomerizing), with product MCGIVGYIGDKNAYPILINGLKMLEYRGYDSSGIALLGSEQRVYKCQGKIANLEELVSDKDTSGKIGIGHTRWATHGEPTDQNAHPHTSMNGHFTLVHNGIIENYSNLRDDLINLGYQFQSETDTEVLVNLVEYVYLNSEEKSAEIAVRAALKKVVGAYGIVVVCKEEPNKLIAARKGSPLVIGIGNDEYFIASDATPIVGHTNQVLYLNDHDVAIIERGSLTLKNINNDPLVAKIKQVDLSIGELQKNGYDHFMLKEIFEQPNTIEQSFKGRIKTDNSDIVLGGLHNVMPKLKDARRLIIIGCGTSWHAGLVGEYLFEEYCRIPVEVEYASEFRYRNPIIDEDDVVIAISQSGETADTLAAVKLAKERGATVLGICNVVGSSIPRETDGGVYIHAGVEIGVASTKAFTAQVTILTMMAALLGKEKGRLSVEDYRVIIQELSEVPEKIKTILQSTDHIRKVADKYKDAVNALYLGRGALFPVALEGALKLKEVSYLHAEGYAAAEMKHGPIALVDDNLPVVVVAAKDRYYEKIVSNIQEVKARRGNIIAVVSEGDTQLDKMCDDIFEIPRSHPAVTPLLAIIPLQLFAYYVAILRGTDVDQPRNLAKSVTVE